The sequence CACTGATTCGTGCATTCGTAAATGCAAGAAATTCTATATCTTTTTCACGCACAACAGCATCAAGGCCGCGAAATGAGGAGTAATTACCTACGCCATGAAATGTGTAGTGGTTGCACCCCGTGTGAAAGCAGACTTCTCGGACAATTGAGTTGGTCCATCCTGTAGCACATTTATGGTGACTATAATAAGCAAACCGCATATCTTAATTTATTTATTGGTTTAGCTACGAGATGAAATACTAAGAGCGACAATTCCAACTGCTTTTATTACACCACCAACCAAAAAGGCAATATAAGAAGACAGCCCGCAACCTTTATGAGTCAAGAAGTGGCCATACACATCATCGAAGGCAGCGAAAACAGGACTCAGAAGATAACCAACTCTGAACTCTTGAATCTTGTCAGGATGCTTTTTTGCAAATCGATACCAGCCCCGGAACTCACGAAGCTGTCGATTAAATATCGCTTCCGGGCTTTGAACACGCCAGGGATGAACAACCGCTGCATCTTTTACAAACACAGTTGAAAATCCCGCCTTTGAAACACGGATTTTAAAGTCCATATCTTCGAGCGCAAACGGATAGGACTCATCGAATCCATCAAGCTGACTAAACACATCAGATCGAGCAGAAAAATTGCACGACCAAAGCCGTCCGCCTTCTGTGTTAATCGGAGCGTACCAGGCCATGTTTTTCGTGGGCTTTTTGCATAATTTATTATTATCCTTTTACTTGATAATATGAATCAAAATATGTTTTTGCTATCTTACATTACTACATTTTATCTTCAAAATAATAAAAGACTTGAAAAGTGAAGCTGCTTTCGAAAATACTTCTTTCTTATTGCTCTTACCGATTACGAAACGTGCAGCTTCTTTAAGCAGGGCACTTACGGCTCCAATGAAGTAGTTCCGGTTGAAGAGACACAGCTCTTCGGGGTATTTTTCGTAATAACGCCTCCAAGAAACTACCTTTTTCAATTGGCTAAGCAGTGTCCCCATACGTCGCCACGGGTGAACCACGAGCGCGGACTCTACAAACCAAAGGTCACCTCCGCTCATGAGCACGCGCTTTCTAAAGTCAACGTCTTCTACAGCTGCTGACGGATACAGTTCGTCGAAGCCTCCGACCTTATCAAATGCTTTGCGCGGAATAGCGAAGTTACAGGACCAAAGCTTTCCGCCCTTCAGGTTCAGCGGGGCTTCCCAGCCAGGTCCGGGTTTAGGGCCATTCGCAATTGTTTTACCTTCAAGAATCGTATTGGCAGGTGCCTCCATATGGTGCGCAAAGGCGGCTAACCACTTTGCGTCTGGAATACAGTCGTCATCCGTAAAGACCAACCACTCGCCTTTTGCATACCGAGCTCCATTATTTCGATTCGCAGCAGGGCCTTGTCCCGGGGCTGGCACCCATCGCGCCCAGTCATAGTTTTCTTTTACCAGTTGCTCGGTTTCACTTCCTTCGCCCTCATCATCAGTCACAATGACCTCATACTGATCAAACGGCAACGTCTGCGCCCCCGGTACCAGCTGATCCAGGCAACGGGCCAGATCATCCGGACGCTGGTAGGTAGGAATGATAACGCTCATCAGGAGACTCATTGTCTGATACACCGCTTGATAACTGATAGGATACGCTCAGATGCAATGGAATCGTTGCAGCGCATTAAAACTTACGCTGTACGTGCCGACTTTTTCATTTGCATGAAGTACTTGTTTGAATGCAAGTTGTTGTGATAGGCAAAATATCGCCTGATTTTACCGCTCACGTTCTGCAACTGCTCTGTACATTTCAATGTAATCTGCTTTCAACTGTCCCCAATCAAACATCTCGTACGCGCGTCTCTGATTCGATGTCCCTAGATCACCTCGCAGCGCCTCATCATCGGCCATCTGCTCGATTTGGGTGGCTAGCCTGCCCGGCTTATCCATCGCAACAAGTCCCGGATTGGTCTCCCCAAGAATCCATTCCGTGTTAGGGGTCGGATGCGCAAGCACGGGGCGCTCCGCCGCCATTGCCTCAATGTACACGCGCCCGAACCCCTCGTGCAGGCTACAGAGCGCAAATAGATCAGCCGCTCGATATACGGCAGGCATCTGGTCGTATGAGACGGTGTCGAATTGATACGAAGCGTCTGAAAGCTTTTCTTTGGCCAGTGCCTTTACGTCCCGCGTTTCTTTCCCTTCTTTCTGCCCGACCATCCAGAAGAAGTACTCCGATGGATCAAGCCGGGCCGCTTCCCGAACCAGCCAGTCCATACGCTTGTGATGCGTATTGATTGCGCCAACCGAAAGCACAATGGTGCGGTCTTTCGGGAGATCAAACTGGTCCTTCAGGTCGAGATTAGCGGATTGCTTGCTGGCCTCAAAGCAGCTGCAGTTGAGACCGTACGGTACCAAAAACAGACGATCCTCAGGAAATCCTGCCTCCAGCGCCTGTCGCTTCTGCATAGGCGTCAAAACCTGCACATAGTCAAACCGCATGTAGTGCTCAGGAGACATCGGTCCGCCATTTGAAAACAGGAGCGTGAAGTCTCCGCCCAATCGCTCGCGTAGCTTGTAGAGGACGCGGACTGGTACACTTTCACTGAAGTGAATGATCGGCTGATCTTGCTGATACGCGGCCTTGATGATAGGTAGGCTAAAGACCAAGCTCTCCATGAAGTACCGGCGTCCACGCGGTACGTTGAACGGAAATTTGTCATACAATTGAGAATTCCGGCGGGGCGCCCAAACAACTTGCCCTCCCTCGACAACATCATCACCGCGGCCTTGAAAGAGCGTGACGCGGAGCTCAGAGACTTCGTTAACAGTCTCGTACAACTCACGTGTGAAAGTTTCGAACCCGCGATTTATGTAGCCAAGACCAGAACAGTAATATATTACGTTCATACTTGTATTTACTATTTATTTTATATTACTTTCACAAAACCCATATGACGGCCAATAAACTGATTTAAGGGCATAGAACTGGGTACGAACAGGTATTTTTCTTTGTTTGGATTTATCCAATGTGCCCAAAGACTGAAAGTGCTGTCTGGTATGATATTTATTCTGAATCTAGACATCAACAACATATCTTCGTGTGGCCTTTCTTTATTTTCATCCACGAAATAATCAATGTAACTCTCGTCTATGTTTCTCTTGCACCACTCTATATCGTCTGAGAAAACAAATACCTCAGGTTTTTTTATTATTTTTTTTGCTTTTTTTAACGCTTTTTTGTAGTAAGGACTAAAAGTGGCATATTTATTATTTTTCTCTCCAATTTTTAATCTATCTCCTCTCCTTATGTGTATAGAGATTGCATTTTTGAAATTGATGTCTTTGTTTTTTATTTTTTCTTTCATTTTTTTATTAACAGTATATTGTATCTTTTCCACCGTCGGCTCAACATATTTATAGTCAAGCCAGTAGCCAAGTAAATACACATCACCATCAAATCGATTTATTCTTTTTATTTTTTCTTTTATTCC comes from Salisaeta longa DSM 21114 and encodes:
- a CDS encoding glycosyltransferase family 2 protein, encoding MAWYAPINTEGGRLWSCNFSARSDVFSQLDGFDESYPFALEDMDFKIRVSKAGFSTVFVKDAAVVHPWRVQSPEAIFNRQLREFRGWYRFAKKHPDKIQEFRVGYLLSPVFAAFDDVYGHFLTHKGCGLSSYIAFLVGGVIKAVGIVALSISSRS
- a CDS encoding glycosyltransferase family 2 protein, whose protein sequence is MSVIIPTYQRPDDLARCLDQLVPGAQTLPFDQYEVIVTDDEGEGSETEQLVKENYDWARWVPAPGQGPAANRNNGARYAKGEWLVFTDDDCIPDAKWLAAFAHHMEAPANTILEGKTIANGPKPGPGWEAPLNLKGGKLWSCNFAIPRKAFDKVGGFDELYPSAAVEDVDFRKRVLMSGGDLWFVESALVVHPWRRMGTLLSQLKKVVSWRRYYEKYPEELCLFNRNYFIGAVSALLKEAARFVIGKSNKKEVFSKAASLFKSFIILKIKCSNVR
- a CDS encoding glycosyltransferase family 4 protein; amino-acid sequence: MESLVFSLPIIKAAYQQDQPIIHFSESVPVRVLYKLRERLGGDFTLLFSNGGPMSPEHYMRFDYVQVLTPMQKRQALEAGFPEDRLFLVPYGLNCSCFEASKQSANLDLKDQFDLPKDRTIVLSVGAINTHHKRMDWLVREAARLDPSEYFFWMVGQKEGKETRDVKALAKEKLSDASYQFDTVSYDQMPAVYRAADLFALCSLHEGFGRVYIEAMAAERPVLAHPTPNTEWILGETNPGLVAMDKPGRLATQIEQMADDEALRGDLGTSNQRRAYEMFDWGQLKADYIEMYRAVAERER
- a CDS encoding alpha-1,2-fucosyltransferase — protein: MVVLELRHGLGNQLFQYAFGLRVAQERKEELKIVTDWYDGNQHPEYDDRDFLLDKLGFNLKYASKKEKEYFRITKRGVIPSAKKIYRKVTRGHPSPGFFYEGEMNMGIKEKIKRINRFDGDVYLLGYWLDYKYVEPTVEKIQYTVNKKMKEKIKNKDINFKNAISIHIRRGDRLKIGEKNNKYATFSPYYKKALKKAKKIIKKPEVFVFSDDIEWCKRNIDESYIDYFVDENKERPHEDMLLMSRFRINIIPDSTFSLWAHWINPNKEKYLFVPSSMPLNQFIGRHMGFVKVI